The following are from one region of the Gryllotalpicola protaetiae genome:
- a CDS encoding O-antigen ligase family protein: MSRGGGWRAFEEPLRNFFGSGRFANSLSLVIVGAAFSTFAILRVVGWPGLVGALTTMVVLATVSFVARRGRHDSHGLLPISLIVFVGWCTISVFWSENPATTIASSLYQLAWAYLAIYLAMVRDTIQVVRVVGDVLRFLLAGSLALEVFSGLVASETVHYLGVSGTIAHFGPIQGIFGSRNALALISVIALVTFFVEWRTRSVTRGRAALSLPLAAISLALSRSPVAVAVIALVVVAALFLTLLRSIRDERRRFSVQVTLAVVSAVAAAAAWVLRDPIIGLLDARSMLNVRHALWIQIWDFSRQNPLVGWGWTGIWRGDEFPFSLINAYASTPQSNGLNAYLDVLLQLGWVGVLVFGVLVVLALGRSWLVASNKRSVIHTWTPLVLLALLATSATESVALVDYGWVLLVICTVNASQNMSWRSAVPGPSLPTRGPL; encoded by the coding sequence GTGAGCCGTGGGGGCGGCTGGCGGGCGTTCGAGGAGCCGCTGCGCAACTTCTTCGGCTCGGGGCGGTTCGCGAACTCGCTGTCGCTCGTGATCGTCGGGGCGGCGTTCTCGACCTTCGCGATCCTGAGGGTCGTGGGGTGGCCGGGCCTGGTCGGCGCGCTCACCACCATGGTCGTGCTCGCGACCGTGTCATTCGTCGCACGCCGCGGCCGGCACGACTCGCATGGACTGCTGCCGATCTCGCTGATCGTCTTCGTCGGCTGGTGCACGATCAGCGTGTTCTGGAGCGAGAACCCCGCGACCACGATCGCCTCGTCGCTGTACCAGTTGGCGTGGGCCTATCTCGCGATCTATCTCGCGATGGTGCGTGACACGATCCAGGTCGTGCGCGTGGTCGGCGACGTGCTGCGGTTCCTGCTCGCAGGCTCGCTGGCGCTCGAGGTGTTCAGCGGCCTCGTCGCGTCGGAGACCGTGCACTACCTCGGAGTGAGCGGAACGATCGCGCACTTCGGGCCGATCCAGGGCATCTTCGGGAGCCGCAACGCGCTGGCGCTGATCTCGGTGATCGCGTTGGTGACGTTCTTCGTGGAGTGGCGGACGCGGTCGGTGACCCGTGGCCGGGCGGCGCTGTCTCTGCCTCTCGCCGCGATCAGCCTTGCGTTGTCGCGATCGCCGGTCGCCGTCGCGGTGATCGCCCTGGTCGTCGTCGCGGCGCTCTTCCTCACGCTGCTCCGCAGCATCAGGGACGAGCGGCGGCGGTTCTCTGTGCAGGTGACGCTGGCCGTCGTGTCAGCGGTCGCGGCGGCGGCGGCCTGGGTGCTGCGCGACCCGATCATCGGGCTGCTCGACGCGCGCAGCATGCTCAACGTGCGGCACGCGCTGTGGATCCAGATCTGGGATTTCAGCAGGCAGAACCCGCTCGTCGGGTGGGGCTGGACGGGCATCTGGCGCGGCGACGAGTTCCCGTTCTCGCTGATCAACGCGTATGCGAGCACGCCGCAGTCGAACGGCCTCAACGCCTATCTCGACGTGCTGCTGCAGCTCGGCTGGGTGGGCGTGCTCGTGTTCGGGGTGCTCGTGGTGCTGGCGCTCGGGCGGTCGTGGCTGGTGGCCTCGAACAAGCGGTCCGTCATCCACACCTGGACGCCGCTGGTGCTGCTCGCGTTGCTCGCGACGTCGGCGACCGAGTCGGTCGCGCTTGTCGACTATGGGTGGGTTCTACTCGTGATCTGCACGGTGAACGCATCCCAGAACATGAGCTGGCGGAGTGCTGTGCCCGGGCCGTCGCTGCCCACGCGCGGCCCCCTGTAA
- a CDS encoding O-antigen ligase family protein gives MTNPVARLHPAAGILATLSFFTVFAGDFWRNLIGWPAYLALAGVLAIANVVWIFIARPQLTFRKWPKMLLLFVALAIASIAWARYEGVSGPGGHVDVTLGVAALLAAGVAGLAPALILNQRLLVKVLSSALRWVLGLSLLFELVVALFVRHPILPLMRVAGVDYTGKVPGAFYWSRNDLLHGGPIQGIVGNADLLAMCALIGLIVFSLQRADRISRPFWGWFWIVLAAVELALTRSATVLVATAATAVVLGFALWARARSQKGRGPLYLSALLLLVVVVGGALTAWHEFTALFGKSPTLTGRTDIWNAVIPLAQQHPVFGWGWLGYWVPWAKPFDGLAVRHGVQYLQAHNAWLDVWLQLGIVGVVVFALLAVTTLGRAWFMAVDRPMLDASGRHPFTAVTLLPLLVFAAQLVQSLAESRLLLESGWALLVVWSVTTKASRP, from the coding sequence ATGACGAACCCGGTCGCGCGGCTGCACCCCGCTGCAGGCATCCTCGCGACTCTGTCGTTCTTCACCGTGTTCGCCGGTGATTTCTGGCGCAATCTGATCGGCTGGCCCGCCTATCTCGCGCTGGCGGGCGTGCTCGCGATCGCCAACGTGGTCTGGATCTTCATCGCCCGCCCGCAGCTGACTTTTCGCAAGTGGCCGAAGATGCTGCTGCTGTTCGTGGCGCTCGCGATCGCGTCGATCGCCTGGGCGCGCTACGAGGGCGTGAGCGGCCCCGGCGGGCACGTCGATGTGACGCTCGGCGTCGCCGCCCTGCTCGCGGCCGGCGTCGCGGGCCTCGCGCCCGCGCTGATCCTGAACCAGCGGCTGCTCGTCAAGGTGCTGAGCAGTGCGCTGCGCTGGGTGCTGGGACTGTCGCTGCTGTTCGAGCTGGTCGTCGCGCTGTTCGTGCGGCATCCGATCCTGCCGCTCATGCGCGTCGCGGGTGTCGACTACACGGGCAAGGTGCCCGGCGCGTTCTACTGGAGCCGCAACGATCTGCTGCACGGCGGCCCGATCCAGGGCATCGTCGGCAACGCCGACCTGCTCGCCATGTGCGCGCTCATCGGCCTGATCGTCTTCTCGCTGCAGCGGGCCGACCGCATCTCGCGGCCGTTCTGGGGCTGGTTCTGGATCGTGCTCGCCGCGGTCGAGCTCGCCCTCACCCGCTCGGCGACCGTGCTCGTCGCGACTGCCGCGACCGCCGTGGTGCTCGGCTTCGCGCTGTGGGCGCGCGCGCGTTCTCAGAAAGGCCGGGGGCCGCTCTACCTCAGCGCGCTGCTGCTGCTCGTCGTAGTCGTCGGCGGCGCACTGACCGCATGGCATGAGTTCACGGCCCTGTTCGGCAAGTCGCCGACGCTGACCGGCCGCACCGACATCTGGAACGCGGTGATCCCGCTCGCACAGCAGCACCCCGTGTTCGGCTGGGGCTGGCTCGGCTACTGGGTGCCGTGGGCGAAGCCGTTCGACGGACTCGCTGTGCGGCACGGTGTGCAGTACCTGCAGGCGCATAACGCGTGGCTGGATGTCTGGCTGCAGCTCGGCATCGTCGGCGTCGTCGTCTTCGCGCTGCTCGCCGTGACGACCCTCGGTCGCGCGTGGTTCATGGCCGTCGACCGGCCGATGCTGGATGCCTCTGGCAGGCATCCGTTCACCGCTGTCACGCTGCTGCCCCTGCTCGTGTTCGCCGCGCAGCTGGTGCAGTCGCTGGCCGAGAGCCGGCTGCTGCTCGAGAGCGGGTGGGCTCTGCTCGTGGTGTGGTCGGTGACGACGAAGGCGAGCCGCCCGTGA
- a CDS encoding AbrB/MazE/SpoVT family DNA-binding domain-containing protein, with product MLATIDSAGRLVVPKAVRDAMGLTPGVAVDVSFTDGRIEIEFAPLEVSVESRDGLPVIVPRGDVAGLSDEAVRATLESTRR from the coding sequence ATGCTTGCTACCATCGACTCTGCCGGCCGGCTCGTTGTGCCGAAGGCCGTGCGTGACGCGATGGGGCTGACCCCGGGCGTTGCGGTCGACGTGTCGTTCACCGACGGCCGCATCGAGATCGAGTTCGCTCCCCTGGAGGTTTCGGTGGAGTCCCGCGATGGTCTCCCGGTGATCGTGCCGCGAGGCGACGTGGCGGGGCTGAGCGACGAGGCCGTTCGCGCGACGCTCGAGTCGACGCGGCGATGA
- a CDS encoding PIN domain-containing protein produces MTSTCDTSVLIPALLPWHVAHVAAREAVSAVTSVPAHVLVESFSVLTRLPVGHRISAASAAEALDRLAWTAVSLPPPAHRELIRRASEAGVSGGAIYDGLIGATAQHHGLRLLTRDARARRTYDALSVGYTLV; encoded by the coding sequence ATGACGTCGACCTGTGACACGAGCGTGCTGATTCCGGCGCTGCTGCCCTGGCACGTGGCCCACGTCGCGGCCCGCGAGGCCGTTTCCGCCGTGACCTCGGTGCCGGCGCATGTTCTCGTCGAGAGCTTCAGTGTGCTGACACGGCTGCCCGTCGGGCACCGTATCAGCGCGGCTTCAGCCGCCGAAGCCCTTGACCGCCTCGCGTGGACGGCGGTGTCATTGCCCCCACCCGCCCACCGCGAGCTCATTCGCCGGGCCTCCGAAGCCGGAGTCTCGGGCGGGGCGATCTACGACGGGCTCATCGGTGCGACGGCACAGCACCATGGGCTGCGCCTGCTGACGCGAGATGCCCGCGCCAGACGCACCTACGACGCGCTCAGCGTCGGCTACACCCTCGTGTGA
- a CDS encoding acyl-CoA dehydrogenase family protein — translation MTVETAPATVFEPLAADFYGFANELTDAEKAALARIRAHLAAEVKPLITENWEKAAFPFEIIPGLHELGVAAFAWDETKPFPNSAVFRGFAALELARVDASVATYVGVQNGLAAGSVSLCGSAEQRAYWLPKLASGEIIGSFGLTEPLSGSDSAQGLRTTARHEDGPDGGHWVLNGSKRWIGNATFGDITVIWAKDEADKQVKGFIVPNDTPGFVATKIENKTALRIVQNADITLTDVIVPDANKLVNANSFRDTAKVLRQTRAEVAWCAVGIAVGAYEAAVAYAKERMQFGKPIAAHQLVQDLLVKSLGNITASLALVVQVSRMLDAGVQRDEHSALAKAFATARMRESVAWCRESMGGNGIVLDNDVARFFADAEAIYSYEGTREMNTLIVGRAITGEAAFV, via the coding sequence ATGACCGTCGAAACCGCACCCGCCACCGTCTTCGAGCCGCTCGCCGCGGACTTCTATGGATTCGCCAACGAGCTGACGGATGCGGAGAAAGCCGCCCTCGCACGAATCCGGGCGCACCTCGCCGCCGAGGTCAAGCCGCTCATCACCGAGAACTGGGAGAAGGCGGCCTTCCCGTTCGAGATCATCCCCGGACTGCACGAGCTCGGCGTCGCCGCCTTCGCGTGGGACGAGACGAAGCCGTTCCCCAACTCCGCCGTCTTCCGCGGCTTCGCCGCCCTCGAGCTGGCGCGCGTCGACGCCTCCGTCGCCACCTACGTCGGCGTGCAGAACGGGCTCGCCGCCGGTTCCGTCTCTCTCTGCGGCAGCGCCGAACAGCGCGCATACTGGCTGCCGAAGCTCGCCTCCGGCGAGATCATCGGCTCCTTCGGCCTCACCGAGCCGCTCTCGGGCTCCGACTCCGCGCAGGGCCTGCGCACGACCGCCCGGCACGAGGACGGCCCCGACGGCGGCCATTGGGTGCTCAACGGCTCGAAGCGATGGATCGGCAACGCGACGTTCGGCGACATCACCGTGATCTGGGCGAAGGACGAGGCAGACAAGCAGGTCAAGGGATTCATCGTGCCGAACGACACCCCCGGCTTCGTCGCCACCAAGATCGAGAACAAGACGGCGCTGCGCATCGTGCAGAACGCCGACATCACGCTCACCGACGTCATCGTGCCCGACGCGAACAAGCTCGTGAACGCGAACTCCTTCCGCGACACCGCGAAGGTGCTGCGGCAGACCCGCGCCGAGGTCGCCTGGTGCGCCGTCGGCATCGCGGTCGGCGCTTATGAAGCAGCGGTCGCCTACGCGAAGGAGCGCATGCAGTTCGGCAAGCCGATCGCCGCGCACCAGCTCGTGCAGGACCTGCTCGTCAAGTCGCTCGGCAACATCACGGCGTCTCTCGCACTGGTGGTGCAGGTGTCGCGGATGCTTGACGCGGGCGTGCAGCGCGACGAGCACTCGGCCCTCGCGAAGGCGTTCGCCACCGCCCGCATGCGCGAGAGCGTCGCCTGGTGCCGCGAGTCCATGGGCGGCAACGGCATCGTGCTCGACAACGACGTGGCCCGCTTCTTCGCGGACGCCGAGGCGATCTACTCCTACGAGGGCACCCGCGAGATGAACACCCTGATCGTGGGCCGCGCGATCACGGGCGAGGCCGCGTTCGTATAG
- the manA gene encoding mannose-6-phosphate isomerase, class I codes for MFVRIDNTPRDYAWGSLTAIARLLGRAPSGDPEAELWLGAHAGSPARIEGGSPAPDLAAWIAADPQSALGPELVAADQAAGVAPHLPYLLKVLAAGAPLSLQAHPSPAQAAEGFARENAAGVPVDAAHRNYKDPFHKPEMLFALSDAFHALCGFRSRAAVASDLVRLIGAARGADAPAARLAEFGDRLSAAPDDGAALRDAVTWLLTGGGEVAELVAETVRAARLVLAECGSDDFESVDALDPALLPFETVITLSDAYPGEAGIVISLLLNRVRLVRGQALYMPAGNIHMYLAGLGIELMAASDNVLRGGFTPKHIDVPELARVLDFTPLPAPLLDAVELAPGVEVFRPDVPDFALVHATVGTETDAVRLRPGAPAIALATEGTLELAGQAGGLSLARGQAVYITPDEQELTVRGAGELFLATTGVAFGA; via the coding sequence ATGTTTGTGCGGATCGACAACACCCCCCGTGACTACGCCTGGGGCTCGCTGACCGCGATCGCCCGGCTGCTCGGCCGCGCGCCGTCCGGCGACCCGGAGGCCGAGCTGTGGCTCGGCGCGCATGCCGGCTCGCCCGCGCGCATCGAGGGCGGCTCGCCCGCGCCCGACCTCGCGGCGTGGATCGCGGCGGACCCCCAATCGGCGCTCGGCCCCGAGCTGGTCGCCGCAGACCAGGCGGCGGGCGTCGCGCCCCACCTGCCCTACCTGCTCAAGGTTCTCGCCGCCGGCGCGCCGCTCTCGCTGCAGGCGCACCCGTCGCCCGCGCAGGCGGCCGAGGGCTTCGCCCGCGAGAACGCGGCCGGTGTGCCCGTCGACGCCGCGCATCGCAACTACAAGGACCCGTTCCACAAGCCCGAGATGCTGTTCGCGCTCTCCGATGCGTTCCACGCCCTGTGCGGATTCCGCAGCCGCGCAGCCGTCGCGAGCGATCTCGTGCGGCTGATCGGCGCGGCCCGCGGCGCCGACGCGCCGGCGGCGCGACTTGCCGAGTTCGGCGACCGGCTCTCAGCTGCGCCCGACGACGGCGCGGCTTTGCGCGACGCGGTGACCTGGCTGCTGACCGGCGGGGGAGAGGTCGCCGAGCTCGTGGCAGAGACCGTGCGCGCCGCGCGCCTCGTGCTCGCCGAATGCGGTTCGGACGACTTCGAGAGCGTCGACGCGCTCGACCCCGCCCTGCTGCCGTTCGAGACGGTCATCACCCTGAGCGATGCGTACCCGGGCGAGGCCGGCATCGTGATCTCGCTGCTGCTCAACCGAGTCCGCCTCGTGCGGGGCCAGGCGCTCTACATGCCGGCGGGGAACATCCACATGTATCTCGCCGGCCTCGGCATCGAGCTCATGGCCGCGAGCGACAACGTGCTGCGCGGCGGCTTCACTCCCAAGCACATCGACGTGCCCGAACTCGCGCGCGTGCTCGACTTCACGCCCCTGCCCGCGCCGCTGCTCGACGCGGTCGAGCTCGCCCCGGGCGTCGAAGTGTTCCGGCCGGACGTGCCCGACTTCGCACTGGTGCACGCGACGGTGGGCACAGAGACGGATGCCGTGAGGCTCCGTCCCGGCGCACCGGCGATCGCCCTCGCGACGGAAGGCACGCTGGAACTCGCCGGTCAGGCCGGCGGTCTCTCGCTCGCCCGCGGCCAAGCGGTCTACATCACGCCTGATGAGCAGGAGCTCACGGTGCGCGGAGCGGGAGAGCTGTTCCTCGCGACGACGGGGGTCGCGTTCGGCGCATAG
- a CDS encoding WhiB family transcriptional regulator: MTDAYRSAVPDDWFVDPVRLGVPGVRRADVDEDENALAWQSDALCAQTDPEAFFPEKGGSTRDAKKICTSCEVRAQCLEYALQNDERFGIWGGLSERERRKLRRRAG, encoded by the coding sequence ATGACTGACGCTTATCGCTCCGCAGTGCCGGACGACTGGTTTGTCGATCCTGTACGACTGGGGGTGCCCGGCGTCCGCCGAGCCGACGTCGATGAAGACGAGAACGCCCTCGCCTGGCAGTCCGACGCGCTGTGCGCGCAGACCGACCCCGAAGCGTTCTTCCCGGAGAAGGGCGGCTCGACCCGAGACGCCAAGAAGATCTGCACCTCGTGCGAGGTGCGCGCGCAGTGCCTCGAATACGCGCTGCAGAACGACGAGCGTTTCGGCATCTGGGGCGGCCTCTCCGAGCGCGAACGCCGCAAGCTGCGCCGACGGGCTGGTTGA
- a CDS encoding glycosyltransferase family 2 protein — translation MLQTVTAIIVVRNGSARVQRTLESLRAQTRRPDSVVVIETGSDGDVTPAVAAFVPTQHLATKEKLSFPAAVAAAVRALDAPVHSEQWLWLLGQDTAPEPAALEQLLAVGEVSPSVAVAGPKLVEWDDRARLRGFGVTMTRFGATVPLVEDELDQGQHDGTSDVLGVHEAGMLVRHSVYTEAGGLDQALPVVDGGLDFCVRVRLAGHRVVVAPGARLAIGGDGVVGPRLSQRTGAERVGHRQRRVAQLHRRMAYAPGAALVLHWLTLVPLGIARAILWLIGKRPGAVGGELAAAFQAAFADGHLAAARRNVAHSKRAGWAVIAPLRLPPSELRRRRMLAREAAMTAAHGEWRELDFFGSGGGWVLLAALAGSVAISGRLLGASTLGGGGLLPLNDSVGHLWASVGWGWRDVGVGFVGPSDPFQAVLALLGTLTFWQPSLSLVVVWFAAMPLGAIGAWLLAARFTRRAGIRAFFGLAWAFAPPLLAALADGRPAAVLAHVLLPWLIFAAVTARRSWSAAGATALLAAAVAACAPSLVPALAIAWLLWTAASGRSVFRALFVPLPAIALFLPLALAQLAAGTPVRIFADPGVPVPGDSASTWQLMLGFPGGATGGWNSFADSLGWPAGVVAVVLTVLVAPLALLALAALFLRPSVRTAGALLGAFLGLATALLCAQTALQVSGDHAVGLWTGSGLSLYWLGLTGAALFALAGLGRFSVTPAWVASIGALLAIVPLALVGVFGGAAVIANPAGQLPAYVIAEATSQPRTATLVVTPVSQGTVTAGIVHGSGDTLDQQSTVASTDPELSPSDSALAHLAVNLVSRSGYDASDDLSRFGIGFVFLHTGASPGLSARSFGDRAATALDGNALLARVGTTAAGTLWSTAADVTPIAVPADPGGWQQPLIVLMLVVVFGVFALLAIPIGNTAAPRRRPRRPKNGRSGPGGAAPARGATDGEASDQPDADAEVGAPAALEPQPDEGLEPAYAAVGGHDEEA, via the coding sequence ATGCTTCAGACAGTCACCGCCATCATCGTCGTCCGCAACGGGTCGGCGCGTGTGCAGCGCACACTGGAGTCGCTTCGCGCACAGACCCGCCGTCCCGATTCCGTCGTGGTGATCGAGACCGGCTCCGACGGCGACGTGACCCCCGCCGTCGCCGCATTCGTCCCAACGCAGCACCTCGCCACCAAAGAGAAGCTGAGCTTCCCGGCCGCCGTCGCGGCCGCTGTCAGAGCCCTCGACGCGCCCGTCCACTCCGAGCAGTGGCTCTGGCTGCTCGGCCAGGACACCGCGCCTGAGCCCGCCGCCCTGGAGCAGCTGCTCGCCGTGGGCGAGGTGTCGCCCTCGGTCGCCGTCGCCGGCCCGAAGCTCGTCGAGTGGGACGATCGTGCCCGCCTGCGCGGCTTCGGCGTCACCATGACGAGGTTCGGCGCCACCGTTCCGCTCGTCGAGGACGAACTCGACCAGGGCCAGCACGACGGCACCTCCGACGTCCTCGGCGTGCACGAGGCGGGCATGCTCGTGCGCCACAGCGTCTACACCGAGGCCGGCGGCCTCGATCAGGCTCTGCCCGTCGTCGACGGCGGCCTCGACTTCTGCGTGCGCGTGCGCCTCGCGGGGCACCGCGTCGTGGTCGCCCCCGGTGCGCGGCTCGCCATCGGGGGCGACGGCGTCGTCGGCCCGCGGCTCTCGCAGCGCACTGGGGCCGAGCGGGTCGGCCACCGGCAGCGCCGGGTCGCGCAGCTCCATCGGCGCATGGCCTACGCCCCGGGCGCCGCACTCGTGCTGCACTGGCTCACGCTCGTTCCCCTCGGCATCGCCCGCGCGATCCTGTGGTTGATCGGCAAGCGCCCGGGCGCCGTCGGCGGCGAGCTCGCCGCCGCGTTCCAAGCCGCGTTCGCCGACGGCCACCTCGCCGCAGCCCGGCGCAATGTCGCGCACTCGAAACGGGCCGGCTGGGCCGTGATCGCGCCGCTGCGCCTGCCGCCATCAGAATTGCGACGCAGGCGGATGCTCGCCCGCGAGGCCGCCATGACCGCAGCGCACGGAGAGTGGCGCGAGCTGGACTTCTTCGGCTCGGGCGGCGGCTGGGTGCTGCTGGCCGCCCTCGCCGGCTCGGTCGCCATCAGCGGCCGGCTGCTCGGCGCGAGCACGCTGGGCGGCGGCGGCCTGCTGCCGCTGAACGACTCGGTTGGGCACCTGTGGGCGAGTGTCGGCTGGGGCTGGCGCGACGTCGGGGTCGGATTCGTCGGGCCGAGCGACCCGTTCCAGGCCGTGCTCGCCCTGCTCGGGACGCTGACCTTCTGGCAGCCCTCGCTGTCGCTCGTCGTGGTGTGGTTCGCCGCGATGCCGCTCGGGGCCATCGGCGCGTGGCTGCTCGCCGCGCGGTTCACCCGCCGCGCAGGCATCCGCGCCTTCTTCGGTCTCGCCTGGGCGTTCGCGCCGCCTTTGCTCGCCGCGCTCGCCGACGGGCGCCCCGCCGCCGTCCTCGCGCACGTGCTGCTGCCCTGGCTGATCTTCGCCGCCGTGACCGCACGGCGCTCGTGGTCGGCCGCAGGTGCGACTGCGCTGCTCGCCGCGGCGGTCGCCGCGTGCGCGCCGTCGCTCGTGCCCGCGCTCGCGATCGCGTGGCTGTTGTGGACAGCAGCGAGCGGACGCAGCGTCTTCCGCGCGCTGTTCGTCCCGCTGCCCGCGATCGCGCTGTTCCTGCCGCTCGCGCTCGCCCAACTCGCCGCGGGAACCCCCGTGCGCATCTTCGCGGACCCCGGCGTGCCCGTGCCGGGCGACTCGGCGTCGACCTGGCAGCTGATGCTCGGGTTCCCCGGCGGCGCGACCGGCGGGTGGAACTCCTTCGCGGACTCCCTCGGCTGGCCGGCGGGTGTCGTGGCCGTCGTGCTCACGGTGCTCGTCGCTCCGCTTGCGCTGCTCGCGCTCGCCGCACTGTTCCTGCGCCCCAGCGTGCGCACCGCGGGCGCCCTGCTCGGCGCGTTCCTCGGCCTCGCGACCGCGCTGCTGTGCGCGCAGACCGCTCTGCAGGTCTCCGGCGATCACGCTGTCGGGCTGTGGACCGGCTCCGGCCTCAGCCTGTACTGGCTCGGTCTGACCGGCGCCGCGCTGTTCGCGCTCGCCGGGCTCGGGCGGTTCTCCGTCACGCCGGCGTGGGTCGCGTCCATCGGCGCGCTGCTCGCGATCGTGCCGCTCGCCCTCGTCGGCGTGTTCGGCGGCGCAGCGGTGATCGCGAACCCGGCCGGGCAGCTGCCCGCCTATGTCATCGCGGAGGCGACCTCTCAGCCGCGCACCGCGACGCTCGTCGTCACCCCGGTGTCGCAGGGCACCGTGACGGCCGGCATCGTGCACGGCTCGGGCGACACGCTCGATCAGCAGAGCACCGTGGCGTCGACCGACCCCGAGCTCTCGCCGAGCGACAGCGCCCTCGCCCATCTCGCGGTGAATCTCGTCTCACGCAGCGGCTACGACGCATCCGACGACCTGTCGCGCTTCGGAATCGGCTTCGTGTTCCTGCACACGGGCGCCTCGCCCGGTCTCAGCGCCCGCTCGTTCGGTGATCGCGCCGCGACCGCGCTGGACGGGAACGCGCTGCTCGCGCGCGTCGGCACCACCGCGGCCGGCACGCTCTGGAGCACTGCCGCCGACGTCACGCCGATCGCGGTGCCTGCCGACCCGGGCGGATGGCAGCAGCCGCTCATCGTGCTGATGCTCGTCGTCGTGTTCGGGGTGTTCGCACTCCTCGCGATTCCGATCGGCAACACCGCAGCGCCGCGGCGGCGACCTCGCCGCCCGAAGAACGGCCGGAGCGGCCCGGGCGGGGCGGCGCCTGCGCGCGGTGCGACCGACGGTGAGGCATCGGATCAGCCCGATGCGGATGCCGAGGTCGGCGCACCCGCGGCCCTCGAGCCACAACCGGACGAGGGGCTCGAGCCCGCCTACGCCGCCGTCGGCGGCCACGACGAGGAGGCCTGA
- a CDS encoding DUF5719 family protein, translated as MATDRRTTLTRAGVRVLAGAAGLAASAAVAVAAFTLPLPSAQAQPVSRTVTPVPAAATVACPGPVLALGSSASTSGLSALGAPTVVSGGDGSSPASIELTAADVTGGGAGPGAFQQPASSAQHEPLLAAAQSYSANSADLRGLAAANCAQPDFEQWLVGGATSLGATTLVILTNPGDVAATVSIDVYFEQGKAAAAGGRGIVVQPHTQHAVPLSGLAPNARATVVHVTSTGGTVSAALQESEITGVTPQGVDFVGPTAPPSKHVVVPGAVVVPAAQGAGTAGTDTGGGVPVLRVLPIGGKNAKLTIGVKPEGASGTGTASTVTVTHGVVSEVPLDKLAKGTYTVTVESSEPVVAAVHSTTTDAAAGSDFAWYAAAQPLTGPIAIPLAPGPAAFLHFVNPTSAAVTLKLEGPGGSTVAVPAGASISRPISQRGVLTATDAQGLYVTVGYSAPGQLAGYVAYPTGASASALTVYSR; from the coding sequence GTGGCGACCGATCGCAGAACGACGCTGACCCGCGCAGGCGTGCGCGTGCTCGCCGGTGCAGCCGGACTGGCCGCGAGCGCCGCGGTGGCCGTGGCCGCGTTCACGCTGCCGCTGCCGAGCGCCCAGGCGCAGCCCGTGTCACGCACCGTCACCCCCGTGCCGGCGGCGGCGACCGTCGCCTGCCCCGGCCCGGTGCTGGCGCTCGGGTCGAGCGCGTCCACCTCGGGCCTGTCCGCGCTCGGCGCGCCCACCGTGGTCTCCGGCGGCGACGGCTCGTCGCCGGCATCGATCGAGCTGACCGCCGCCGACGTCACGGGCGGAGGCGCCGGCCCCGGGGCCTTCCAGCAGCCGGCGTCCAGCGCGCAGCATGAGCCGCTGCTCGCCGCCGCGCAGTCGTACAGCGCGAACTCGGCCGATCTGCGCGGCCTGGCGGCGGCGAACTGCGCACAGCCCGACTTCGAGCAGTGGCTCGTCGGCGGCGCGACCTCGCTCGGTGCGACGACCCTTGTGATCCTCACGAACCCCGGCGACGTCGCCGCGACCGTGAGCATCGACGTGTACTTCGAGCAGGGGAAGGCCGCAGCAGCAGGTGGCCGCGGAATCGTCGTGCAGCCGCACACCCAGCACGCCGTGCCGCTCTCGGGGCTCGCACCGAACGCGCGCGCGACGGTCGTTCACGTGACGAGCACCGGCGGTACCGTGAGCGCCGCGCTGCAGGAGTCCGAGATCACCGGTGTGACACCGCAGGGTGTCGACTTCGTGGGGCCGACCGCGCCGCCGTCCAAGCATGTGGTGGTGCCAGGGGCGGTCGTGGTGCCCGCGGCCCAAGGCGCGGGCACCGCGGGAACCGACACGGGCGGTGGAGTGCCGGTGCTGCGCGTGCTGCCGATCGGCGGCAAGAACGCGAAGCTGACCATCGGGGTCAAGCCGGAGGGCGCCAGCGGCACGGGCACCGCCTCGACCGTCACCGTCACCCACGGCGTCGTCTCCGAGGTGCCGCTCGACAAGCTCGCGAAGGGCACCTACACCGTGACCGTGGAAAGCTCTGAGCCCGTGGTGGCCGCGGTGCACTCGACGACGACGGATGCCGCTGCCGGGTCGGATTTCGCATGGTACGCCGCCGCTCAGCCGCTCACTGGGCCGATCGCGATCCCGCTCGCACCCGGGCCCGCCGCCTTCCTGCACTTCGTGAATCCGACGAGCGCCGCGGTGACGTTGAAGCTCGAGGGGCCGGGCGGCAGCACGGTCGCCGTGCCTGCGGGCGCCTCGATCTCGCGCCCGATCTCGCAGCGCGGCGTCCTGACGGCGACCGACGCCCAGGGGCTCTACGTCACCGTGGGCTACTCGGCGCCTGGTCAGCTCGCCGGCTACGTCGCCTACCCGACGGGCGCGAGCGCGTCGGCCCTGACGGTCTATTCGCGCTAA